A stretch of DNA from Streptomyces sp. NBC_01197:
TCATACCCACCCCGGTGGGGCGCATCAACGGCGCATACGCGCAAGCGCGCCGTTCACGCCCCCTCGACCTGCGCCGGTGCGGACTGGAGCTCGTCGGCGTGCTCGCCCGTCACCAGATAGACCACGCGCTTGGCCACCGACACCGCGTGGTCGGCGAACCGCTCGTAGTAGCGGCCGAGGAGCGTCACGTCGACCGCCGTCTCGATGCCGTGCTTCCACCGGTCGTCCATCAGGTGCTGGAAGAGCGTCCGGTGCAGCAGATCCATCTCGTCGTCGTCCGTCTCCAGCTGGAGCGCCAGGTCGACGTCCATCGTGATGATGACCTCGGCCGCCTTCGCCATCAGCCGTTGCGCGAGCTGTCCCATTTCCAGGATCGTGGCGTGCAGATCGTGCGGAACGGCCCGGTCCGGGTAACGGAGCCGGGTGAGCTTCGCTACGTGCTGGGCCAGGTCGCCCGAGCGCTCCAGGTCGGCGCTCATCCGCAGCGAGGTGACCACAATGCGCAGATCGGTGGCGACGGGCTGCTGCCTGGCCAGCAGGGCGATGGCCCGCGCTTCGAGGTCGTGCTGCAGGTCGTCGACCTTCTGATCGGCGGCGATCACGCTCTCGGCGAGCTTCAGATCGGCGTCCAGCATGGCGGTCGTGGCCCGGCCGATCGCCGAACCGACGAGCCGGGCCATCTCGACCAGGCCCTCGCCGATCGAGTCCAGTTCCTCGTGGTACGCGTCCCGCATGGGAGTCCCTCTCTAATACGGCTGATCCTGTACGGCTGGTGTGGTGCGGCAGATCCCGTATGGCCGGCTCTGTGCGGCTGGTCCTGTGCCACCGGCACGGCGGCACCTTCTGGCGGTGTCTGGCAGGGGTTCCCGACAGGTGTCCACCTCCACGCTTCCACCGTCGGTGCGCCACGCGTCCGTTTCCGTCATCCCAAGTGAACCGGCCCTATCCCCTCAGTGAACTCTGGGCGACGAACGTTCGAGCAGGCACCCGGATGGCTGGGGATATGTCGGTGGTGCCGCATAACCTGGACACATGGACGTGAACGCGGCGGTCGCCGCAGCAAGCGCGATCGCCGGGCTGTGCACCGGTGTCATCGGCGTGCTGGCGTTCCGCTGGAGCGAGCGCGAACTGGCACGCCCCACCCGGACCTCCCTGCACACCGACGACGTGCTGCCGCCCGGCGTGGACACCGTTCTCTCCGTACTCAGCTCCTCCGCCGTGGTGCTCGACGAGAGCGACTCGGTGGTCAAAGCCAGCTCGGCCGCGTACGCCCTGGGCCTGGTCAGGGGCGGGAAGCTGGCCGTGGAGCCCATGCTGCACATGGCCCGGGACACCCGGCGCGACGGGGAGATACGACAGGTCGAGCTCGACCTTCCCCGCCGGGGTACCGGC
This window harbors:
- the phoU gene encoding phosphate signaling complex protein PhoU, producing the protein MRDAYHEELDSIGEGLVEMARLVGSAIGRATTAMLDADLKLAESVIAADQKVDDLQHDLEARAIALLARQQPVATDLRIVVTSLRMSADLERSGDLAQHVAKLTRLRYPDRAVPHDLHATILEMGQLAQRLMAKAAEVIITMDVDLALQLETDDDEMDLLHRTLFQHLMDDRWKHGIETAVDVTLLGRYYERFADHAVSVAKRVVYLVTGEHADELQSAPAQVEGA